The following nucleotide sequence is from Alteromonas sp. V450.
AGACGACAGCCATGCCATTAGCAACTTACCTTTTCAGGCACTGCATCACCGTTTTCATGCATTGTATTTCTCACAGCCATAGCAGGCTTGTAGCCCCATTTGGGCAACGCACACTGCATGAAGTCAGACAAAATAAACTGTACAAACAAACTCGCATTATCAACTTCACTCGTAATCGCTATGGTGTTATCGCCACTATTTTCGTTAAACCAATTAGGCGTTAGCACCGCGGGTTGTTTACGGTTTACGGACAGCCCTTGCATAATAGGAGAATAAAAATCGACGGGTACCGAGACCACCGAATAAGCGGTCTCAAGTTGTTGCTCAAGCCCTGGTAACACAGATTTGGCAATAAATGCGCTGCTTGCACTGCCAGTGGTAAAAAACTGTAGCGTTTGTAGAACATTTTTTCCTGTTACTCGACTAGGTGACGTTGCGCTGTTATGCCACAAAGAAAGGTTTTCAAGGGTTTGCTTTGCTGCTAAACCATAGGGAGCTAGCTTAGGGTTTGCTATCGCGACCTTGCCTTGCTGCTGCACCAGTGCATCAAGAGTTGAACGAAGCACATCCTCAGGGCTCTGCATATCATCGTTCATATGGTCACGACGACGGTATATGTAGACCAACTCACCCTCTGCATAATTCACCACATTGCCTGCGTGAATAACACCCTTGTCGATGAGCGCATTTGGCCGGTTAACATCGGCTGATAAAAATACGTCAAATGTTGCGCCATGTAAGATTTGTGCGAACAACGTACCACTAGAGGACACCGTTGTAACAACGTCTACCCCAGTAATCTTTGTAAAGGCTTGCGTAATGCTGGCAAGCGGTTTGGCAAAATTCGCCGCAACACCAACGTGAATACGTCCCTGCCTTTTTGGCGTAAATAACGCTGAAAATTCCGCCTCTTGTTGTTTACGCTCTGCCGTGTTTGTATAGACATCGGTATCGTCAGCTATTTTGGCCTGTGTATTATCAACAATGAAAATACACAGCACTATGACGAAGGCAACAAACATGTAGGTGTGTAACTTACACATTATTGATGTTCAACGTCTTTTTCTGGCTCAAGAGCATTTTCTTGCGGCGAAGGTGACATCCACTTTAGCGCTGCTTTATCGTCAGACGCTTTTGCAGCGACCCATTCAGATTTATCACCCTTGAACTCTTTCTTCCATAGAGGCACAGACTGTTTGAGCATGTCCATTAGAAAGCTGGCTGCGTCGAATGCCGCCTGACGATGGGGAGCTGCAGCGCCTACCCATACGATATGTTCGTTATTGTATATGCGCCCTACTCTGTGTAGTGCGCCAGCACTGTTAAGTGAAAAGCGTTCGATAGCTTGTTCAACAAGCAGCATCAACGCTTTTTCAGTCATACCCGGATAGTGCTCTAATTCAATACCGTCTATATCGCCAGTATTATTAAAATCTCGTACTAACCCCGTAAAACTGACGATAGCGCCGGTGTTGCCGCACGCTTTTTCTTCTGCCGACTGTTTTAGCATGGCGTACAGCTCGCCTTGGTCGAAGTCTTCAGCTTGAACTAACGCAAACATAGCTAGCCCCCTGTTACAGGTGGAAATAACGCCAATTCATCACCGTCGCTCAGTACGGTTTTAATATCGCAAAGCTCTTGGTTGCGAGCAGTAAGTACACTGCCCTCTAGCGCTAACGCCCATTTGTCGCTGCGTGTTTCAAGCTGCATAATCGCGTTTTCAATGGTGCTGTTCTCGCTGAGGCTAAGCACGATGTTATCCTCACCCGTAATCTCTCGGGTTTGTGCGAATGTTTTTACTGTTATCTGCATACTTTGCCTTATCTATACTCTGTTAGCATCGCAACGTATATGTTTGCTGATGAGTCCTATCTGACAAACCAACGTCGTTGAATTTAACATGCGATTTCTCACGCCCAATGCCTATTAGGCGCGACGCTTTTTGCACTATCAGCAATTCAGGCTTACTAGGTGCTTGATTGCCAGTGGCCTGTTTTACCGCCCTTTTTCTCAAGTACTCGTATCCCTTCCATATGCATAGCTGGATCAATGGCTTTACACATATCAAACAAGGTTAACAGCGCAACATTTACGCCCGTTAGTGCTTCCATTTCAACGCCGGTTTTACCGCTTAGCTTGCAATAGCACGTGGCTTTAATTCGGTTTTGGTCGGCTTGAATATCAAAGTTAATGTCCACCTTGGACAGCGCTAATGGATGGCACAGTGGAATCAGGTCTGCGCAGCGTTTCGCCCCTTGGATACCCGCTACTCGGGCAACCGCAAATACATCACCTTTGGCAATTCTTGCTTCAGAGATTTGGCGAATAACGTCTTCGCTTACGTATAAAAAACCCTCTGCTGTGGCTTCTCGTTTGGTAACGTCTTTGTCGCTAACGTCAACCATGTTGGCTTCGCCGCCAGCGTTCAAATGGCTAAAAGAACTCATGCTTCCACCAAATGTTTTACAAAGTTACACGGTCTAAAGTCGGCATCAAGTTGGCTAGCAATAATCTTTTCCCACGCCGTACGACACGCGCCTGTAGACCCTGGTAAACAGAAAATAACCGTATTATTAGCAAAGCCCGCTATCGCACGAGATTGAATGGTTGATGTACCAATCTCTTCATAGCTAATTTGACGGAATAGCTCACCAAAACCGTCGACTTCTTTATCGAACAATACGCTAATGGCCTCTGGCGTTGAATCGCGGTGGGTAAAGCCTGTACCGCCGGTAATTAATACCGCGTGAATGTTTTTGTTGGCAATCCATTTCGACACCACGGCGCGCTGCTGATAAATATCGTCTTTCACCAAATCGCGGTCGTAAAGGTTATGGCCAACCGAGGTAAGCGCCTCTTTCAGGTAGTCTCCCGACTTGTCGTTTTCGAGGGTGCGCGTATCTGAAATAGTGAGTACGGCAATATTGAGGGGTTGGCTAACAGCTGACATATGAAATCCTAATTTGATATG
It contains:
- a CDS encoding molybdenum cofactor biosynthesis protein MoaE — its product is MFALVQAEDFDQGELYAMLKQSAEEKACGNTGAIVSFTGLVRDFNNTGDIDGIELEHYPGMTEKALMLLVEQAIERFSLNSAGALHRVGRIYNNEHIVWVGAAAPHRQAAFDAASFLMDMLKQSVPLWKKEFKGDKSEWVAAKASDDKAALKWMSPSPQENALEPEKDVEHQ
- the moaB gene encoding molybdenum cofactor biosynthesis protein B, producing the protein MSAVSQPLNIAVLTISDTRTLENDKSGDYLKEALTSVGHNLYDRDLVKDDIYQQRAVVSKWIANKNIHAVLITGGTGFTHRDSTPEAISVLFDKEVDGFGELFRQISYEEIGTSTIQSRAIAGFANNTVIFCLPGSTGACRTAWEKIIASQLDADFRPCNFVKHLVEA
- the modA gene encoding molybdate ABC transporter substrate-binding protein, with the protein product MCKLHTYMFVAFVIVLCIFIVDNTQAKIADDTDVYTNTAERKQQEAEFSALFTPKRQGRIHVGVAANFAKPLASITQAFTKITGVDVVTTVSSSGTLFAQILHGATFDVFLSADVNRPNALIDKGVIHAGNVVNYAEGELVYIYRRRDHMNDDMQSPEDVLRSTLDALVQQQGKVAIANPKLAPYGLAAKQTLENLSLWHNSATSPSRVTGKNVLQTLQFFTTGSASSAFIAKSVLPGLEQQLETAYSVVSVPVDFYSPIMQGLSVNRKQPAVLTPNWFNENSGDNTIAITSEVDNASLFVQFILSDFMQCALPKWGYKPAMAVRNTMHENGDAVPEKVSC
- a CDS encoding MoaD/ThiS family protein, translated to MQITVKTFAQTREITGEDNIVLSLSENSTIENAIMQLETRSDKWALALEGSVLTARNQELCDIKTVLSDGDELALFPPVTGG
- the moaC gene encoding cyclic pyranopterin monophosphate synthase MoaC, with the translated sequence MSSFSHLNAGGEANMVDVSDKDVTKREATAEGFLYVSEDVIRQISEARIAKGDVFAVARVAGIQGAKRCADLIPLCHPLALSKVDINFDIQADQNRIKATCYCKLSGKTGVEMEALTGVNVALLTLFDMCKAIDPAMHMEGIRVLEKKGGKTGHWQSST